AACTCCGAATGCTTTCAAAACTAAAGCGATCATATCGACGTCATGCGATTTGTTTTTCGCCCGGCCTTCCAGAATATTTCTGATTCCATAATGCAATGCACCTACGTAGAGTCCCAAAGCAGCATCTTCGAAATCGATCGTAAACCTTCCCGCCTTAATCGCCTTCTGCATATCCTTTAACGGTTGGGCACGCAGGAGTTCGCTCATCCTGGGTGCGGCTGCTGCGACCCTGATCAAAGCCCAGCCCCAATCCGCATCGTTTCTTGCCCTTTTTAAAAAAAGCATACCTCCCAACGCCATTCGTTCCGCGCCATCTGTGATATCCGGCATTAACTGAACCGCTTCCGAGACCAACGATTCAGCCAGAGCGAACGCGGATGCCTCTAGTAACTCCTCTTTCGTTTTGAAATAATTGTAAAAAGTACCGTTCGCAACTTCCGCTTCCGCGGAAACTTCCGCGATGGATGTTTCCCCGGCATCCTTGACCGCGAACAATCTTAAAGCGGCATTCATAATTTGAGCCCTTGTTCTTTCCCGCTTTGGAAGTAAAACTTTTCTACGTTTCGCGACAGCCATTCCCTACCATTACTTGTCTCAGGATAGTCGGAGCAACTACAATATTGAGAGAAATCTCATTTATTGATTGTTTTATATCAGCCGAAATTCCCTTCTTTGACTATGGATTCACTTTCTTATAATACTCCCGGATTGCTTTTTCCGGCGATTTCGCTTTTAATGCTGGCCTTTACGAATCGATTCTTCGGACTCGCTTCTCTTGCACGCCAACTGCTGGAAAAATACCGGGAAACCAAAGAAGAACTACTCCTCGCCCAAGTACGGAATTTACGATTTCGGATTTCACTCGTACGATTCTCCCAATCTTTCGGAATCCTTAGCCTGATCTGCTGCACCCTATCCATCGGGCTCGTTTCTTTTTATAATCTTCTGGCTTGGCTATTCTTCGGCGCCTCCTTGCTATTCATGATCTTGTCCTTGGTCTATTCATTGCTCGAAATTCACCTCTCGACCCAGGCCCTAAAAATAGAAATAGAGGCCGTATTAAAGGAAAATTTACACGAATGAATTCTCATTTTCTATTGACTATAATATCATTTTTGATCATATTCTCATTTATATAAATATGTATATTCACGGATAAAAGAGATAGCAAAACACATGCCGATAAGCAAAGTGTAAGACGTTGCACTCAAGACGGGATACAGGAATAAAGAATGGCGAAAAACTATATTCGATTTCAAAGGAAAAACCGAATTGATTGGGGATTTTACAAGGACGGATCCTTGACTCCTTTGGAATTCGGGGACGTAAGTACGGCAGAATTTTTGAAATCCGTCCCAAAAGGTCGGAAAAATAAGACGGGAACTAAGCTACCCTTGGAACGGATCCTAATCCTTTCGCCGATCACGGCACCTTGTCAGATCATTTGCCAAGGTGCGAATTACAGACAACATCTGATCGAATCCGGATTAAATCCGAACGATAAAACATATAATATGTTTTTCACAAAGTCGGATGCTTCTCTATCTCCCCCCGTGGGAAATATCGCCCGTCCGAAACATGTGAAACTATTGGATTATGAAATCGAACTAGGACTCGTCTTCGGCAAAAGGATCGATTCCGAAACCAAGCTCACTCGGGACAATGCTTCCCAATTTATAGTGGCGTTTTTTATGGCGAACGATGTCGCTGCGAGGGACATCCAACTTCCCCAACTCCAGTGGTATAAAGGAAAATCCTACAGAACTTTTTTGCCCGCCGGGCCGATGCTTTCTGTATTGGAGCCTGGTGATTTCGAACTTTTAGAGAAATTGGAGCTGACCTTAACGGTAAACGATGAAATTAGGCAGCACGACAGCGCGTCCAATTTGGTGTACAAACCGATAGAAACGATCCTGGAACTATCTCAATTTTGTAATATAAATCCAGGAGATGTTTTACTTACCGGAACACCTTCCGGATGCGCCTTAAAGGCCCCTGGAAAATTCGTCCAGAAGATCGCAGGACTTTTATCCGAGAAGAAAAAATGGGAACTCTTCGTGAAAGGCCAATCCAAACGAAAAGAGTATTTACAGCCGAACGATAGGGTACGGTCTTCCATCCGAACCGCGGATCGGAGGATCGACTTGGGAGAGCAAATCCTGGACATAGTTCAAGAATCCTGAAATGCCACTGCCGCTGCAAATTCGATTCCTTCTTCGATGTCCAACAGTCTTTGTTTTCTTGCCTGTTTCTTCGCTTCTCCTCCTTCGGCCGCGTCCCTCGCATTTTCCTTTATTCTAATACCTTCATGTTTCCACCCTCGGGTCAGGCTCTCACCTTCGGTCAAGTTATTGCGCTCTTTTGAAATACCAGAATCTTTTCTCGCCTCCAATAACTTGACCACGGTTCGATCCTTCGCGGAGTTGTGCGCGGAGATTCTACCGGCTCACGCTCAAATTGTGATTCTAAGCCAAATTTTTATCACTAAAATGCTTGTAGATTTAGTTCATAAATTATAATTTCGTATCGGAATTAAAAAGAGTCGCAGAATGCCAAACAAAGTCTTATAGGAAAACCTCAATCCAAGCAAAATACAATATACCGACACAGATCTTATCCACTGGAAAAGAAACATACCATCCTAATGTAAGGCAGCAACATCCTGAAAAAGTAAAATGGGGAAAATAATATGAAACTAATTCATCCGCAATTTATTACCGACGAAAAAGGGAAGAAACTCTCAGTAGTTCTTTCTATCAAAGAATATAAAACCTTACTCGAAAACTCAGAAGAACTCGAAGATATTAAACTCTACGACGCAGTTAAGGCTAAAAACGAAAAGCCAACTCCCCTAACGGATTATCTTAGATCTAGAAAAACTAAACGGAAACATGCCTGAATATTTCG
The genomic region above belongs to Leptospira fletcheri and contains:
- a CDS encoding TetR/AcrR family transcriptional regulator, giving the protein MNAALRLFAVKDAGETSIAEVSAEAEVANGTFYNYFKTKEELLEASAFALAESLVSEAVQLMPDITDGAERMALGGMLFLKRARNDADWGWALIRVAAAAPRMSELLRAQPLKDMQKAIKAGRFTIDFEDAALGLYVGALHYGIRNILEGRAKNKSHDVDMIALVLKAFGVSATTAKNISQKAFDRVWKQ
- a CDS encoding DUF2721 domain-containing protein translates to MDSLSYNTPGLLFPAISLLMLAFTNRFFGLASLARQLLEKYRETKEELLLAQVRNLRFRISLVRFSQSFGILSLICCTLSIGLVSFYNLLAWLFFGASLLFMILSLVYSLLEIHLSTQALKIEIEAVLKENLHE
- a CDS encoding fumarylacetoacetate hydrolase family protein, which codes for MAKNYIRFQRKNRIDWGFYKDGSLTPLEFGDVSTAEFLKSVPKGRKNKTGTKLPLERILILSPITAPCQIICQGANYRQHLIESGLNPNDKTYNMFFTKSDASLSPPVGNIARPKHVKLLDYEIELGLVFGKRIDSETKLTRDNASQFIVAFFMANDVAARDIQLPQLQWYKGKSYRTFLPAGPMLSVLEPGDFELLEKLELTLTVNDEIRQHDSASNLVYKPIETILELSQFCNINPGDVLLTGTPSGCALKAPGKFVQKIAGLLSEKKKWELFVKGQSKRKEYLQPNDRVRSSIRTADRRIDLGEQILDIVQES